From one Silurus meridionalis isolate SWU-2019-XX chromosome 23, ASM1480568v1, whole genome shotgun sequence genomic stretch:
- the LOC124376553 gene encoding uncharacterized protein LOC124376553, which yields MERYTVLFVLQIGIIAVTGSGEHFVSAKLYQPATLRCDYTCHGLVKWSRFHKTQVLALCDETSCSSQQTGYEMSHDQYVQGDLTLSITAADYSTRGLYTCQCDDRDVCDVRLLIETVETKHVVSPGEPIDVFLPLTDQVEVSFTATDSVQPSKLKICTVANEKIQSNPEYEDRVSRINIVQIKDGNVSDSGNYTVQDTLNDETIAIINVQVREKEPGLDRDQECGLAVWVLVLVLVLVLVLPVTGFLFVMNMRLKKRLEQNRI from the exons ATGGAGAGATACACAGTCCTGTTTGTGTTGCAGATCGGCATCA ttgcTGTGACTGGTTCCGGTGAACATTTTGTATCAGCCAAACTTTACCAGCCTGCTACCCTCCGCTGTGATTATACATGTCATGGTCTGGTCAAATGGAGCCGGTTTCATAAGACCCAGGTTCTGGCTCTTTGTGATGAGACCTCATGCAGCTCACAGCAGACGGGATATGAGATGTCTCATGATCAGTACGTGCAGGGAGATCTCACTCTCAGCATCACTGCAGCTGATTACAGTACGAGGGGTTTATACACGTGTCAGTGTGATGACAGAGACGTGTGTGACGTGCGACTCTTGATTGAGA CTGTAGAGACGAAGCATGTGGTTTCCCCAGGTGAGCCGATAGACGTGTTCTTACCCCTTACTGACCAGGTGGAGGTGAGCTTCACTGCCACTGATTCTGTACAACCATCAAAGCTGAAGATCTGCACCGTGGCTAACGAGAAGATCCAGAGCAATCCAGAATATGAAGACAGAGTGTCTCGCATCAACATTGTACAGATTAAAGATGGAAACGTCTCAGACAGTGGGAACTACACAGTACAGGATACACTGAATGATGAGACGATAGCCATCATCAACGTCCAAGTGAGAG agaAGGAGCCAGGCCTGGACAGGGATCAGGAGTGTGGTCTTGCAGTGTGGGTGCTGGTGTTGGTCCTGGTCCTGGTTCTGGTTCTGCCTGTGACTGGATTTCTGTTTGTGATGAATATGCGTCTGAAGAAAAGACTTGAGCAGAACAGAATCTAA